GGAAAAAAATTTCGATACATTTAATAACGTAATACTTTTACAACATTCACTGGTGATATTTCTTTAAAGACGATACTTTTTAAGTGATGtgtcaataaaaataattacagtTGGACTTTCCTAAGCTGCTACCATcataatgtgaagaaaaattaatcttttaatcatattttatatctcaacataatatattttttttatgacatgaGATATTTCTACTTTCCACTCAAGTAAACTAGCCACGAGGCTATGCAAGCTCCTCATTTCAGATTACTTGAGCAGAGTTCTGTTGTGTGATAAGTGGAGCCCTACAGTAATCACAAGAGCCCTAAAGTTGTGGGTCTGATGCTGCCTTCGTGTGTAGTGTAGATTATGTAATTGTTTATGTCTATTCGAAAAACTagactctttttttttggtttataaTAAATTTGTCCATTTACTTAAAACTGTAGAACAGGTAAATTAAGAGCTTTAAAGATATTGAAGTGGAGGTAGATTAAGAGCTTTAAAGATATTGAAGTGGACTTGGGATCGAAAATTATTTGTGATTGAGGAAGCTCTTGAGTTTTTCacattataaaagaaaatatattggACAATTAATCCCTTCAGATGGTACAAATAATTCACCATACACTCTTAAAAGATTGGAATATCAGAAGGAAAGTTTTGGATCATGccatcattatttttaaataatcttattatttCGAGatttaataaactaaatttaagaattctttaatataaattatactaaaaatgagagaatttgaaCCGTCATGATCAAAAAACTTAGTTTGATCGAACTAACACGACCAACTCTTGATTCAAAATACCTCTTTttagtaacaaaaaaataattaaaaatctaaaatttatataaccGATCCAacttatataaattaaggatTGTTATTAGATCTAAATTCATACGAAAGAcaaattttcttctcttctcattTTGGTTAACAAATTAATCAAGCTTTACAATATTAGTCTACAAAGACGAAACTGAACTGTAGTAGTCACTGTACGGGTCGGCGGCGCCGGGGGCTGCCCAGAGCCGTTGATTGAACTCATCAAGCTTTTCGTGCGGCACAAATGGCGTCCTGCAGAGCGGACACGTCTTCTGATCGTGGTCCATCCATCGCTCCAGGCAGCTCCGGTGGAATATGTGCCGGCAGTTCCTCAGCCACCGGATCTCATCCCCCACCTCCATCTCGTACAGGCACACGGCGCAGCTCTCCCCCGCCTCTCCCGCCAGCTTCGCCACCTGCAGCAGCTCCCTTATCAGGACTGCCGATATGGGCGGGGTCTCCGGTCCCCGGGTCGGATTCTCCAGGAGTGAAGCGTCGGCCGGCTCGAGAAATTCCGGCAGGCCCATGAAGCGCAGCAGAGAGAGGATGAGGCTTCGGATTAAGCCCAGAAGAGAGAGCCCGCAGATGAAGAGCTTTGGGATCAAATCTTCCGTGTAAACCACCGGAAAACCCATCCGAAATATCTTCCGATCAACTTAcacagtgagagagagagagagtgagagagagcttCATATGAATCTGCTCTGACTGCAACTGTTAGATATATAGCAGAGACGGAAGCTGAATTCGTTATTGCAGCGTCtgcaattatattattttggacaaatttattaaagaaaatactattttttaatcatttaaatgttttaattcacctattaaattatttcaatagtaaactctggttagggtttttgttaaaaatagataaatgaaGGAGAAGAATATTATTTGGAAACTGAATCAAACATCATAAGCCAAATGAAGTGAATT
The Diospyros lotus cultivar Yz01 chromosome 12, ASM1463336v1, whole genome shotgun sequence DNA segment above includes these coding regions:
- the LOC127787123 gene encoding brassinosteroid-responsive RING protein 1-like, with protein sequence MGFPVVYTEDLIPKLFICGLSLLGLIRSLILSLLRFMGLPEFLEPADASLLENPTRGPETPPISAVLIRELLQVAKLAGEAGESCAVCLYEMEVGDEIRWLRNCRHIFHRSCLERWMDHDQKTCPLCRTPFVPHEKLDEFNQRLWAAPGAADPYSDYYSSVSSL